TTAGCGGAACTCTTGAGCCTGCCGATCGCGTTGTCATCGTCGACGATGTCACGACTACCGGTAAGTCTGTCTTACAGGCCATTGACGCGGTGCTTGCCAAGGGCGTCAAGGTGTTGAAGGTCGTGTCTGTCGTCGACCGTCTAGAGGGCGCACGAGAAACCATCGAGAAGCGCGGAATCAAGTTTGAGTCGCTGTACACAAGGGACGAAGTCCTAGGTGAGTGAAGTCACCAGGGCTCATGCTTCTTCCCCATGCGGTACCCGACGATGTTCACGCCGCGATGCAGCGCGGGCGTGATAAGGATGATGGCGAGCAGCCCGTACCAGGCGTCGTCCGAGAAGAACCGCGGCACGGACCAGCCCGCCACGAGCAGGCTCGCGAGCAGCGCGCCGAGCACGAAGTCATACTGGTCGAGCCCCGGCGCCTTCGCGCCACGTGGCTTGTGCATCCGCCGCTTGAGGAA
The Thermoplasmata archaeon genome window above contains:
- a CDS encoding phosphoribosyltransferase family protein, which produces TAVGGLAMGAIPISTAIVILCTRAQPPRRIRAFWVRREEKTHGLGGVVSGTLEPADRVVIVDDVTTTGKSVLQAIDAVLAKGVKVLKVVSVVDRLEGARETIEKRGIKFESLYTRDEVLGE